ATACATAACAATGCACAAAGTTGTTTTCTAAGAAACAGCATTTGTATTAAAATTCTCAAAACGGATAGACATCTCTTCAATGCATGTCCACAATTAAAATGACAGTCGATAGAATTTTCTTGGTACATCACAATGGTAAGATTCCTTCTTTGCTGGCTGGAGGCACATCCCACGACAAAATCAAAGGGAAATagaacaaacaacaacaaaaaaaaagcccttccccccaaaatcccaaaaggcTAAATTCTTGTAAATTTGAAGTAAATGAAGCCCGAACTTGCAAGACATGGAAATAACAGTTAAAAGGCTCAGatggaaataagaaataaattccACTAACAATAGGCCCTTTTGTCCTGGCTTGCTCGGTGTGATTACTGCAAGGAAACTGTTAAGTAGTTTTTGGAGTAGTAGATAATGGGATTCTGTGGAGCTTTCACAGGTTGGCACCGGCTGGAACAGCTGAGTTTTGAAGGCACTCTACAGACACAGGGCTGCTGTTGGCCCTGCATCACTCATGGGAAGTCTTTGCACTTGAGAGAGCTAGTCATCAAAATCAGGCATtgccaacccaaacccaaaacccccgGCACAAAAAGCACCAccgccccccaccccccgccaaaggaaaaaccaaaaccacaacgaaatcacacacacacgcacacctAAAAAATTGTGCAGATTTGTAACATTTTCAcagctgatttaaaaaaaaaaaaaaaacgaacaAACAAACCAGGAGAAAAACCACCACGCTACCACTCTCCTGCAAACTCCCATCCGATACAGCAGGTAAACAAAATAGAGCATTATCCAGGGACAccggcggcgctgcccgcgccCCGAGCCTGGCAGCACCCATCGGCTCACAGTCCCAGCTCCGTGTGCAACTCTCcgggcgggccggccccgctccgccgccgctTGCATAGAGAAACGGGGAGCGGCCGGGGCGGATGGCACCGGGGGTGCGGGACAGCACCGGGGATGCGGGACAGCACCGGGGGTGCGGGATGGAACCGCACCCGGGAGTCCGGGACAGCACCGGGGTCCGGGACAGCACTGCATCCCGAGGATCCGGGACGGAACCGCACCGGGGTCCGGGACAGCACCGCACCGGGGTCCGGGACAGCACCGCACCGGGGTGTGCGGGACAGCACTGCATCCCGGGGGATGCGGGACATCACCGGGGTCCGGGACAGCACTGCATCCCAGGGGATCCGGGGCAGCACCGCACCGGGGTCCGGGATGGAACCGCATCCGGGAGTCCGGGACGGAACCGCACCCGGGGGGATCCGGGACAGCACCGCACCCGGGGGTGGGGTGAGAACCGCACCGGGGATCCAGAACAGCACCGGGGGGATGCGGGACAGCACCCGGGTCCGGGACAGCACTGCACCGGGGGATCCGGGACGGAACCGCACCGGGGTCCGGGACAGCACCGCACCGGGGGGATGCGGCACAGAACCGCTCCGGGGATCTGGGACAGAACCGCACCGCAGCCTGGGGGTGTGCGCACCGTACCCCGGGTGCTGtcccggggctgtcccgggaTGCGGGTCCCGCTCCCTGCGGCTGTCCCGGGATGCGGGTCCCGCTCCCCGCCGCTGtcccggggctgtcccgggcCGGGCTCCCCGCGTGGCTCCGCTCCCCGGGCGGCAGGACCGGCTGCTCCCGCGCCCGCCGCCGACACTGTCAGGAAATATGCCATGACCAAGACTGGACGAGACGTACACGCCGAGAAAAGCCACATTTCCAACACGATGAATTCCTGTCGCCGCCGAAGGCGCTCGCCGAGCGGGGCCGCGGCGCTCAGAGGATGGCGCAGGAGGCGCAGCACGGCTCGTCCCCGTTGGGCTGCGCCGCGTAGTTCATCTGCCTGACGATCTCGGCGAACAGCTCGTCCACCGAGGCTTTGTTTTTGGCCGAGGTCTCCATGAAGGGGCAGCTCCACTCCTCGGCCAGCGCCTTGCCCTCCCCGAAGGAGACCTCGCGCTCGCCCTCCAGGTCCACCTTGTTGCCCACCAGGATCATGGGCACCCGCTCGTACCTCTTGACGCGGATGATCTGGTCCCGCATGGGCTTGATGTCCTGGAAGCTCTGCTGGTTCACCAGGCTGTACACCAGGATGAAGCCCTGCCCGTTCTTGATGTAGAGGTCCCGCATGGAGGCGAACTGCTCGGTGCCCGCCGTGTCCAGGATCTCCAGCACGGACGGCGACGAGTCCACCTCGATCTCCTTGCGGTAGAAGTCCTCGATGGTGGGGTCATACTTCTCGATGAAGGAGCCGGTCACGAACTGCACGGTAAGGGCGGACTTGCCCACGCCGCCCgagcccagcaccaccaccttGTACTCCCGCATGGCTCCCGCCTCCCTCCGCCGCCtcccgctcggggctgccgcggcgggcggggacggggcggagggagggaggggacgaGGGACGGCCCCGCGCCGGGGCGGGGAAGCGGCGGCCGCGCCTTGCGGAGCCGCGCCGGGACGGCCCCGGCACCGGGCAGCGCcgcggaggaggaggaaggggatgaggaagagaaggagggagggagagagggagagagggcggcggcgctgccgttaccggccccggccccggcgcggcggcgggACAGCGCTGCCGCGGCCCATGGCGGCCCGCCCCCGCCCATTGGCTGCTGCGCGCGGCCCGCCCGTTCCCATTGGCTGCTGAGCGCGGCCCGCCCCCTCCCATTGGCTGCTGCGCGCGGCCCGCCCCCGCCCATTGGCTGCTCAGCGCGGCCCGCCCCCGCCCATTGGCTGCTGAGCGCGGCCCGCCCCCGCCCATTGCCGCCCCCGCCCATTGGCTGCTGAGCGCGGCCCGCCCCCGCCCATTGGCTGCTGAGCACGGCCCGCCCCCGCCCATTGGCTGCTGCGCGCGGCCCGCCCCCGCCCATTGGCTGCGGCGCGGCGCCGCCCGTTCCCATTGGCTGCCGGCGGCGAGCGgccgccgcccgcgccccgccccgccccgcgcgtGTGACCCCCGCCCtccgcggggccgcgccgcgctCGGGATCAGCGCGCGCGCCCTTCCGGCCGCGTCCGGCGGGACCGGGCATGGGATCGGGATCGCGGATCGGGGATCGGGATCGagatcgggatcgggatcacCCCGCGCGTCCCCTCCCGCCCCGGGGGTCCCGCAGCGGTGGGAGCGGCAGCCCCGGTGCCGCCGTGCcggtgccctgccctgccccgcccgTTATCGGCGCTGCCCGGTGTGTCACAGCCCCCGCCCTATcgctgtgtgcagctgctgcgGGGCTGGGCCGTGCCCCGTGCCCGCCGGGAGCTCGGAGCCAGCCCGGGGGCACAGCCCCGTTCCCCGGGGTCGAGACCCGCTGGTGGCCCGGCCCGAGATGTGCCATTGCCCGGTGTTGATGCTGGTGGCACTTGGTGGCCCAACCCGAGATGTGCCATTGCCCGGTGTTGATGCTGGTGGCACTTGGTGGCCCGTGACCAGCAGGGCTGAGTCACAGGGACTGGCTACCTGCCACTGTTTGTACAAGTCGTCCCTTGGACTTTCTGTTAGACATTCCTTTCGAGAAAGTGTCATTAGTTGTTCTGGCACCCTCCAGTCCTTGCTGGTGTATCTTACTCAGTTCTTTATAACTCTCAGTATTTATTCACGCAATGGTGACATTTAGATCCTTTCTACCACACCTTGTTTCCAAGCCCAATCTAAACACCGCCCTTGGGGTAGGCAAAGCCTGAAGGATTTCACATAAGGTTTGCAAATATTATTCTCTTAGTCCTGAACAATTTTCACAGAGGCTAAATTCCACTGAGATTATTTCTGCAGCATTCAGATGCTGTGGGGATTCATCCCCGTGGTCAGGGATTCTCTGATGATGCTGTACCCCTGCTGATCCCCTGGAGCTCACATTTCCCCACTTGTTCCTTCCAGATGTTGTCCCTCTGATTCCCCCCTCCCAGAAGTACTCTGGGAGCAGAGCTACCGCATCACCCACTTGGTGTGAGCCAGCCAAGATCAGTCAGGGCAGGCAAAGTTCTCTTCAAAACCAGCTCTAAGAATTGCTGAAAGgccacagtgacactgcagaagcattttattttcttgttctgtgCTCAGGT
This Catharus ustulatus isolate bCatUst1 chromosome 10, bCatUst1.pri.v2, whole genome shotgun sequence DNA region includes the following protein-coding sequences:
- the RAP2B gene encoding ras-related protein Rap-2b; translated protein: MREYKVVVLGSGGVGKSALTVQFVTGSFIEKYDPTIEDFYRKEIEVDSSPSVLEILDTAGTEQFASMRDLYIKNGQGFILVYSLVNQQSFQDIKPMRDQIIRVKRYERVPMILVGNKVDLEGEREVSFGEGKALAEEWSCPFMETSAKNKASVDELFAEIVRQMNYAAQPNGDEPCCASCAIL